Proteins encoded in a region of the Isoalcanivorax pacificus W11-5 genome:
- a CDS encoding type IV pilin protein, with translation MRRAEMGFTLIELMLVVGIIAVLAAFAYPSYQDHVERGRLSDARVLLADAATRLERCYSARGTYTGCNVGITNSASGIYELEVSAQDNAYTIKANRVKITGANQCGKLTLTQAGVQNVEGASWDAARCWQ, from the coding sequence ATGCGCAGGGCTGAAATGGGTTTCACATTGATTGAACTGATGCTCGTGGTGGGGATTATCGCGGTGCTGGCCGCCTTTGCTTATCCTTCCTATCAGGATCACGTTGAACGTGGGCGTCTTTCCGATGCCAGAGTACTATTGGCTGACGCAGCAACACGTCTTGAGCGTTGCTACTCTGCTCGTGGCACCTACACGGGCTGCAACGTGGGTATCACTAACTCGGCCTCGGGTATCTATGAGCTGGAAGTCAGTGCGCAGGACAACGCTTATACCATCAAGGCAAACCGGGTGAAAATAACCGGTGCCAACCAATGCGGCAAACTGACATTGACCCAGGCGGGAGTGCAAAATGTGGAAGGCGCCAGTTGGGATGCGGCACGCTGTTGGCAATAG